From the genome of Candidatus Methanomethylophilaceae archaeon, one region includes:
- the cobJ gene encoding precorrin-3B C(17)-methyltransferase, giving the protein MRGKLSVVGFGPGALENMTIRAERTIREADKVIGYTAYIDMIRGFFPPETQYISTGMMREVERCKMAVEEAMKGQSIAMVSSGDSGIYGMAGIIYEVADEMGADIDIDVVPGMTAASTAASVLGAPLMHDMAIISLSDLMTPIDLIMKRVDCAGQGDFVVALYNPKSKKRTDYLERAAEILMKYRSPDTPVGVVRNAGREGEQKQITTLGKIGEADVDMFSIVIIGNSNTYIRDGLMITPRGYREKGRMDGVI; this is encoded by the coding sequence GTGAGAGGCAAGCTTTCAGTCGTGGGTTTCGGCCCCGGAGCATTGGAGAATATGACCATACGCGCGGAGAGGACCATCCGCGAAGCCGACAAAGTCATCGGATACACAGCATACATCGATATGATCCGCGGGTTTTTCCCGCCGGAGACCCAATACATCTCCACCGGGATGATGAGAGAGGTCGAGCGCTGCAAGATGGCGGTCGAGGAGGCCATGAAAGGCCAGAGCATCGCGATGGTGAGCAGCGGAGACTCGGGCATATACGGGATGGCCGGGATAATCTATGAGGTGGCCGACGAGATGGGAGCGGACATCGACATCGACGTCGTTCCCGGGATGACCGCTGCATCCACAGCCGCCTCCGTTCTGGGGGCTCCGCTGATGCACGATATGGCCATCATCAGCCTGTCAGATCTGATGACTCCCATCGACCTCATCATGAAGAGGGTGGATTGTGCAGGGCAAGGGGATTTTGTTGTCGCGCTTTACAACCCGAAGAGCAAGAAGAGGACGGATTATCTCGAAAGAGCGGCTGAAATCCTCATGAAATACCGCTCTCCAGATACCCCCGTGGGCGTCGTCAGGAACGCTGGAAGGGAAGGGGAGCAGAAGCAGATCACAACTCTCGGGAAGATAGGCGAGGCCGACGTGGACATGTTCTCCATCGTTATCATAGGGAACAGCAACACGTACATTCGCGACGGATTGATGATCACCCCGCGCGGATACCGCGAGAAAGGCCGCATGGACGGTGTAATATGA
- the cobI gene encoding precorrin-2 C(20)-methyltransferase yields the protein MSKGKLYGIGVGPGDPELLTLKAKRVIESSPILAKPVKKVGEDSTAFKIIEPVVDLSKVEVIDLLFGMTGNNGDYWEFGKVAGDRVIEYLDQGKDVSLITLGDVSIYSTFMYLEQYVRGKGYETEIIPGIPSFCGGAAVARIPLTLGDQCLAIVPSAKDNPMVEEALDKFDNVVVMKAGKSVDKILGQMKGRGMGPECMTVISNVGMPDEYVGPVRPGMEYGYFTTLIIKKSFEKVV from the coding sequence ATGAGCAAAGGGAAGCTGTACGGGATCGGAGTCGGCCCCGGAGACCCGGAGCTGCTCACCCTCAAGGCCAAGAGGGTTATCGAATCCTCCCCCATCCTGGCCAAACCTGTGAAAAAAGTGGGCGAGGACAGCACCGCATTCAAGATCATAGAGCCGGTCGTCGATCTTTCCAAGGTCGAGGTCATCGATCTCTTATTCGGGATGACCGGCAACAACGGCGACTATTGGGAGTTCGGGAAGGTCGCAGGGGACAGGGTCATAGAGTATTTGGATCAGGGCAAAGACGTGTCTCTGATAACTTTGGGCGACGTCTCTATTTACAGCACCTTCATGTATCTGGAGCAGTACGTGCGCGGGAAAGGATATGAGACCGAGATAATCCCCGGGATCCCATCATTCTGCGGCGGTGCCGCAGTCGCCCGCATCCCGCTCACTCTGGGCGACCAATGCCTCGCTATAGTGCCTTCCGCCAAGGACAATCCGATGGTGGAGGAAGCCCTTGACAAGTTCGACAACGTTGTTGTAATGAAGGCAGGGAAGAGCGTGGATAAGATATTGGGCCAGATGAAAGGGCGCGGCATGGGTCCGGAGTGCATGACGGTCATCAGCAACGTCGGGATGCCGGACGAATATGTCGGCCCCGTCCGCCCAGGCATGGAATATGGGTATTTCACGACGCTGATCATAAAGAAGAGCTTCGAGAAGGTCGTCTGA
- the hemA gene encoding glutamyl-tRNA reductase, with the protein MIVSFHVTHTSAGGVEGLDRIITGLEENVEEHILSCPEALEYVVVRTCNRFEAYVAADSNGQVREMFSGLARDHIPEGAGNVHFILEDDASIKHLFRVICGLESLIVGEDQIQHQIRDSYIAARAGGHAKSMLSYLFDHALTVGKRVRSETSLNKGAVSVGSAAVELAESRLGTLSDKIVTILGAGDMATVIAKNLVGKGPKTVIVSNRTFHNAMILAEELGGTALTWDRMHDALADSDLILVATSAPHPVVHYGNALDAVSKRGGRPLLLIDVSVPRNVEKEVGEIPGVSLETMDSLQTIAMDNVARRTAEISDAEHIIKEELAKMEKERAESTANELIRGISIKLSGIKERELAEARSRLSTADPEEVLDDFSRVLLNKLTSELYINMRKASRSGDLDTCRAARILFGLEDE; encoded by the coding sequence ATGATAGTGAGCTTCCATGTCACGCACACCTCCGCGGGAGGCGTTGAAGGCCTTGACAGAATAATAACCGGCTTGGAGGAGAACGTGGAGGAGCACATCCTGTCCTGCCCCGAGGCGCTTGAATACGTGGTGGTAAGGACATGCAACCGTTTCGAGGCCTATGTCGCCGCCGACAGCAACGGACAGGTCAGGGAGATGTTCTCCGGCCTGGCACGCGACCACATCCCAGAGGGAGCGGGGAACGTCCACTTCATCCTCGAGGACGACGCCAGCATCAAGCATCTGTTCAGGGTCATCTGCGGTCTGGAGTCCCTGATCGTCGGGGAAGACCAGATACAGCATCAGATAAGGGATTCGTATATCGCGGCCCGCGCCGGCGGCCATGCGAAAAGCATGCTCTCCTACCTTTTCGACCATGCGCTCACGGTAGGGAAGAGGGTCAGATCCGAGACCTCCCTGAACAAAGGGGCCGTGTCTGTGGGTTCGGCGGCCGTCGAGCTTGCAGAGAGCAGGCTGGGGACTCTGAGCGACAAGATCGTCACCATCCTCGGAGCCGGGGACATGGCCACGGTCATCGCCAAGAACCTCGTCGGGAAAGGGCCGAAGACGGTCATCGTCTCCAACAGGACTTTCCACAACGCCATGATCCTCGCAGAGGAGCTGGGAGGGACCGCCCTGACTTGGGACCGCATGCACGACGCTCTGGCCGACAGCGACCTGATACTTGTGGCCACGTCGGCTCCGCACCCGGTCGTGCACTACGGCAATGCTTTGGACGCCGTCTCCAAGAGGGGCGGGAGGCCGCTGCTTCTGATAGACGTCTCAGTTCCGCGCAACGTCGAGAAAGAGGTCGGGGAGATACCTGGAGTCTCGCTGGAGACCATGGACTCCCTGCAGACGATTGCGATGGACAACGTGGCCCGCAGGACCGCGGAGATATCCGACGCGGAGCACATCATAAAGGAGGAGCTGGCGAAGATGGAGAAGGAGCGCGCCGAATCCACCGCCAACGAGCTCATCCGCGGCATAAGCATAAAGCTCTCAGGCATAAAGGAGCGCGAGCTGGCCGAAGCGAGGTCCCGCCTGAGCACAGCCGATCCGGAGGAGGTCCTCGACGATTTCTCGAGGGTGCTCCTCAACAAACTCACTTCAGAACTTTATATCAATATGAGAAAGGCCTCCCGGAGCGGAGACCTTGATACGTGCAGGGCCGCAAGGATCCTGTTCGGATTGGAGGATGAATGA